Part of the uncultured Desulfobacter sp. genome, ACGGCCGTGTCTGACAGCCCGGGGCCCGTGCACGTCAACATCCCCCTGGAAGAGCCTTTGCACCGGACGGTGGATGCGCCGCTGCCGGATGTCAACGTCGTTGAGGGTACCGGGACACATATTACCCTTGATGAAAATGCATTGGCCGGGGCAGTCGAAGAGATCAACCGGGCAGATAAAATACTTGTGCTGGCGGGCCAGGCTTCTGCCGATCCAGAACTTGACCGTGTCCTGGCCCAGTTTGCGGCAAAAACCGGTGCCGTGGTGGCCGCCGAACACCTGGCCAATCGGCAGATCTCTTCGGACCTTTGCTGCACCCGTCCCGAACTTGTACTTGGGTCCATCTCCCAGGCAGATGCAGCTGTGTTCCGTCCTGATCTGATCATTACATTCGGCAGGCATTTCGTCTCCAAGCGCATCCGGCAATATTTAAGGGAATACAAACCGGACCGGCACATTCATGTGGATGCCGGCGGCGGGCACATGGACACCTACCAGGCATTGACCCGGGTGTGTGCCATGACTCCGGAACGGTTTTTTGAACAGATGGCCGGGGTTCAGATCAAAAAAACATCCGGGGCGTATGCCCGGGCCTGGAAAGACCGGGAGGCGGCGGTGGCGCAGATTTTTAAACATTATCTGGACCAGGCCCCTTTCAGTGACTTCAAGGTATGCGCCGATGTATTGAACGCTGTGCCCAAAGCGTCGGTCGTACATCTGGGTAACAGCTCCACCGTAAGATATGCGGTATTAAATCCGGGTATCCCAGGCGTTACCTGGCGCGGCAACCGGGGAACCAGCGGCATTGACGGGTCTGTTTCAACTGCGGTGGGCGTTGCCTCATGCAGTGCTGAGATAAACACCCTTATTCTGGGAGACCTCTCTTTTTTCTACGATTCCAACGGATTATGGAATAAATACCTGGGGGCAAACTTAAGGGTGATTGTGCTCAATAACGGCGGCGGCAATATTTTCAGTTTTGTGGAGGATCTTGCAGGTCGTGCAGGGGCGGCGAATCAACAGGTGTTTGAAACTTGCTTTTTTGCAGGGCACACTGCAAAAGCCAAAGGCCTTGCATCGGCATTCGGCCTTGATTACCTGCAGGCCGATTCAGGTTCCTCGTTGGACAAGGCCCTTGAAAAATTCTATAATCCTGACCGATCTGTTCCCACCCTTTTGGAGGTGTTTACGGATGCCTGGACTAACACCCAGGTATTTAAAGGATTGTTTATAGAAATTAAAAATGCACGAACCAATAGTGCCTGAACCAAAACCAGTGTTTGGACCAAAAGTTGCCCAGATGCAGGGCGCAGAAAAATTTGCAACCGGAGCATAGTACTGTATGTGAGGATTGCACATTTTTCTGCAACGCCGCAGGTGGGTGACTTTGGGTTCAAACACCATATAGGGAGAAATAGAGATGACAGAAACACGCCAGTGGGAAACCATCAAAGAGTTTGAGGATATATTTTTTGAATATTACGAGGGCATCGGTAAGATCACCATTAACCGTGAACGCTACCGCAACGCCTTCCGGCCCACCACCGTCCATGAGATCAGCGAGTCTTTGCGCATCTGCCGGGAGGATCAGCGCATTAATGTGATTGTTCTGACCGGGGCAGGGGATACCGCCTTTTGTGCCGGCGGTGACCAGACTGTGAAAGGGGAGGGCGGTTATATTGACAAGGACGGCACCCCCCGGCTCAATATCCTTGAAGTTCAAAAGCAGATCCGGTCCATGCCCAAGCCCGTGATTGCCATGGTCAACGGGTTTGCCATCGGCGGCGGTCATGTGCTGCATGTGGTGTGCGATATTACCATCGCCAGTGAAAACGCCATCTTTGGCCAGACCGGGCCCAAGGTGGGCAGTTTTGATGCCGGTCTCGGATCATCCTATCTGGCCAGCACCATCGGGCAGAAAAAGGCCCGGGAGATCTGGTTCATGTGTCGTCAGTATTCGGCGGCCGAGGCGTTGGAGATGGGGCTGGTTAATCATGTGGTGCCCCTGGAACAGCTTGAGGATGAAACCGTGGCCTGGGCCATGAAGATGCAGGAGCACAGTCCGTTGGCCCTGCGTATGATCAAGCTGGGACTCAATGCCGAGCTTGACGGACAGTTGGGACTCCAGGAGTTTGCAGGTAACGCAACACTCTTATATTACCTGACCCAGGAGGCCCAGGAAGGCAAAAACGCTTTTCTTGAAAAAAGAAAGCCGGATTTCAAAAAATTCCCGAAATTCCCATAATATTAATCTCTGTGGTTTGTAGGGGCTGGTCCCTGTGCCTGCCCTGGCCCTGTGCCTAATCCAACGAGGGCAACCACAGGGGATTGCCCCTACAAAAATGTTATGTCGATTGGTGTAGATGATGAACGTACGTGTTGTTGAGCATGATTTGCTGTTTAAACGGCCTGCCGGGACATCCCGGGGGGTGCTGAAGCAGCGACGGGTCTGGTATCTTGTTTTTGAAGATGGGGGCCGGTTCGGGGTGGGGGAGTGCGCGCCGTTGCCGGGGTTGAGTGCTGAAACTATTGCTGAGGTGGAAGCGGCGCTTGCTGCACTTACCGCAGATCCGGATGTTTATTGTGCTGATACCAATCGTCAGAATATCCCCTCTTCTGTCTGGTTTGCCGTGGAGACTGCGTTTCGTGATCTGGAACAGACCGGTACGCGGATTCTGTTGCCTTCGGATTTTACCCGGGGAGCTAAAGGCATTCCCATCAACGGTCTGATCTGGATGGGCGACCCCTTGTTTATGAAAGAACAGATCCGGCAGAAACTGGATTCGGGGTGGCGGTGCGTTAAGCTTAAAATCGGTGCGCTTCAGTTTGAAGAAGAATTGGCCATCCTTAAGGGTATCCGGGCGGAATACAGTGCCGATGACGTTATTTTGCGGGTGGATGCCAATGGCGGGTTCTCTCCGGATGAGGTGCTGGACCGGCTTGAACAGCTGGCGGAACTGGATATTCACTCCATTGAGCAGCCCATTGCCAAAGGCCAGTGGCCGCAAATGGCGGATCTGTGCAGGCAGTCTGCCCTGGACATTGCCTTTGACGAGGAGCTTATCGGCATTACGGCCCGGGAAGACAAAACAGATCTTCTGGACAGCCTTACCCCCCATTTCCTGGTACTCAAACCCAGTTTGCACGGCGGTATGAACGGGTGTGACCAATGGATTGAACTGGCCGAAGAACGGGGGATCGGCTGGTGGATCACCTCGTATCTTGAATCCAACCTGGGGTTGAATGCCATTGCCCAGTGGGCTTTTTTAAAAGCACCCCAGCTGCACCAGGGCCTTGGTACCGGTCAGTTGTTTACCAATAATATGGCGTCTCCCCTGGAAATTCGCGGGGAACAGCTCTTTTTTAATCCGGACAAACGCTTTGTGTTTCCGGGTATTTTTTAATGCCGTGAATATTTTTCCCGATACCCTGATCCTTAACGGCACCGAGCACCGGGTAAAGACCCTTCTGCAATCCCAGGCCTGCGTCCCGGGTATGGAATCCGATGTCCTTGGTTTTTTGGCCCAGTGGTATGGATCGGAGAATACGATCACCGCCCACACCTCGGGCAGCACCGGGCCGCCCAAGGCCATTTTCCTCGGGAAACAGTTTGTGGCCCAAAGCGCCATGCGCACCCTTGATTTTTTTAATCTGAAACCCAAGGCGCGGGTCCTGCTGTGCCTGCCCTTGAGATATATCGCAGGAAAACTGATGGTGGTCAGGGCGCTTCTGGGCGGGCTGGATCTGTGCACCGCAGACCCCACGGACGATTTTGCTTTTCTGGCCCACACCAGGGCCAGCCCCTTTCGTTTTGCGGCCATGGTGCCAAACCAGGTATCAAAATTGCTGGAGGCCCCGGAACGGTTTGAGGGTCTTGAACGTTTATTGATCGGTGGATCAGCGCTGTCGTCAGGTCTTGAAAACGGACTTGGAGACGTGCCCACCGCCTGTTTTGCAAGCTACGGCATGACGGAAACCGCCACGCATATCGCCCTTCGCCGCATCAACGGTCAAAAGGCATCGGACCGGTTTCAATGTCTCGATCAGATTCAGGTGGGACTGTCCGAACGAGGCTGTCTGACCATTGAAATGCCGGGCCTGGATGTGCCGTCGCTTGTGACCAATGACCTGGCGGAGCTCGACGGCCCTGAATCCTTTAGAATCCTTGGCCGGGCCGATAATGTGATCATCTCCGGCGGCATAAAATATTTTCCCGAAGTGCTGGAAAAAAAACTGGAAGATCTGATTGCCTGTCCGTTTTTCATCGGAAGTCAGCCCGATGAAATCCTGGGGCACAAGATTGTTCTGGTCGTCGAAGCCCGGGCCGATGAAGACATGAAAAAAAAACTGGTAACGCATTTCACCCAGCGCCTGGATCGTTACGAAAGACCCAGGGATATTCTATTCAAGGATACACTCAAGCGCACGGAAACCGGAAAAATCATACGGCAAATTTAACTGTAGCCTTCGGGATTTGAATGGTTGACATCAGTTTTGCTTTTTCAATATAATAAGGTCACTTAAGTTCACTCTTTTTCGTCTCATTTTATTTAAACGTCCGTGTCATACATACGGAAAATTTTCCAAATAGTCGATCGGCTCGAATAGGTATTGTTACAATTTATTGTTCCCAGACGACCGGCCTAAAAAGCCGTCCAATCTTGTTTAAACAGGGAGATTTGAAATGACCAACCCATTGGAACGCAAGTTCGATTTGGAACAGTTCAGGTCGATCAGTCATGCAATTTCAACCTATGATGACCCCAAACTCTTATTGGCGCATATCACGGAAGGAATCGCCAGAACATTTAAAATCAAAGGCTGTTGCACCCTTGTTTTGGATGAAAAGGAACATCAGCTTTTTATGGTGAGCAGTTACGGCGTCAGTCGGGAATACCTGGAAAAAGGTCCCATTTTTATCGACGAACAGGACTCGGCCCTTGCAAAGGGGGAACCTGTTTTTATCAAAGACATGTCGACCGATCCCAGGGTCCAGTATCCAAAGGAAGCGGCAAAGGAAAGTATTGTATCCATGCTCTCAATACCCATCAAATTCAGGCAAACGGTTACAGGGGTTGTGCGCATGTATCACAATGAGGTGATTGCCGTCTGTGGAGAGGATATGGCGTCTTTATCCGTTTTGTTTGAGCATCTGGGCATTGTGATTGAAAACAACGGCCTTAAAAATGTGATTGATCAGGTGAAGGTGGCGATGAACAATCTGCCCCATAGACTTCTCTGCTGAGGCCCGAATATAAAATCAACCGGCGAGGCAAATGATATGGGAAAATCATACATTCAAGATACCGGTAATTTTTATGCCATTGACAGTGGTGACATCCTGCACCTGAACGGCCAGAGCTACAGGGTGATCGGCCATGCCAAGGAGCAGCGCTTCGGCATTGAAGATCCAAAGTTCTGGGTCAAAAAGGTGATTAACCTGGCCACCAAGGATATTCAGTATCTTAAATTTGCCTTTTTTGAGACCTTTGAAATCAGCCTTGGCGGGGTGAAAATACATTGTTTTCGAAGTCCCGAAAAAGAGGGCAACATTCTTGAACTGGTAAATGGCCACTCTCTGTTTATGCAGGGAAAGGCCTTCAGCGATGAACACGGAAATAATATCCGGGTGCTTGAGGTGGTCCGGGGATTCAATTTTCTGCAATATCTGGGCAAATTCAGTGACATGGCTTACCCTGTGTATTTTCGAACCGTTCTGCCGGGTATTCTTCGAAATTTATCGAAAGCCTTTGAAGGTATCAGTTTTTTGCATCGGAACGGATTCAAGCATGGGGATATCAGAAACGATCATCTTTTTGTGGAAAGAGCCACGGGTAACTATGTATGGATCGATTTTGACTACGACTACGAAACCACTGAAAATCCCTTCAGTCTGGATATATTCGGTATCGGCAATATTTTGACTTACGCCATCGGCAAGGGGTTTCATACGGTTTACACGATTAAGAACAACCCGGAAATCTATGGTGATCTGCTTGAACGGTTGAGTGACGGTGATTTTTCCATACTGGACCAAAGGCGGCTGGTCAATTTAAAGAAATTATACCCTGCCATTCCAAGTACGATGAATAATATTTTAATGCATTTTTCGAAACATACTGAAATTTTTTACGAGAGGGTTGACGAAATTATTGAGGATATTGACAGGTGTGTCCAAGCCTTTGATGAGATATAACCCGTTTTTAAAAAAGGATTGAACAATGAAGCAATCCATACTCATAGCCGTAAACGATTCGTTTAGTTCAAAAGCGACATTGGAATATTTTTCAAGGCTTAAATTCAGGCCGGACAGCATTGATGTGACGTTGATTCATGTGTTCCGGAAACCGGCTGCCGGTGATGAATTCATGGGCAAAAGCTTTATGGAAGCCCAGCCGGAAAGGTATTTGTCCATTCTTGAAAAGGCAAGACTGGACCTGGTGGAAAAGGCAGGAATTCCCAAAGAAAATATCCGGGTTAAAATCGTGAATGAACCCTGTGAGACGGTTGCGGACGGCATCATTGAAGCATTTAAAAAAGGCGGCCACTCCATGATTGTCATCGGCCGGCGCAAAAAATCCAAGGCAGAGGAATTTGTTAAAGGCGACCTTTGTGTCAAACTTGTGCGCGAGCTGGAGGGGGCTGCCATTCTGGCGGTAAAGACCCATTAAAGAATTTTTTCAAAAACCTTTAATTCTATAATAAATTTGGGTAATATTAAGGGCTAAACTGTTTTATGGTGCAAGGTCTGCGGCGTTTGCCGGGAAAAGACCTGATGTCCCAAAAGACATGTGCCCACAACCTGCAAGATGAAAGGCTTAAAGATCATGTGCAACCATTGTAGTGATCACACTCACGACCATCACCATCATCACGAACATCCTGAAATTGTTCAGATGATGCCTGTCCAAAATAGCTTGTTTGCCGTCTACCAGACGGACACCCCATTGGATTTCAGTGTTGAAACCGGCCGAAACGGGCTCAGCCTTGTTCCGGTACTGTTCATGGGGTTGATTCGCCATGGGGAAAAGACCATGGTGGAAGGGTTTTTTGCTTCCAGTGCCATTAACTCCTGTGAAGATACCCATGGATTCAAGGGGTATGCCTCTTCTTTGGCACACGCTGAAAAACTATACACTTGAGAGTAGAGTAGTCCCTTATAATTACCACTTAGATAGTGTTTGACCGCAAACCCCGGGCGGTTCCATAAAAGCCGCCCGGTCACAATGTTGCCCGGCTGCAACACGGCAGGTGGGTGCATTTTCGTTCAAACACTGGATAACCTGGCGGGAGATACCCCCGTCAGGATTTTATGTTTAAGGAGCCGTGCGCATGCATAAATTGTTAAAGGACAGCCCCGGAGAAAAAATCATGCTCCTGGGCAACGAAGCCATTGCAAGGGGCGCTGTTGAAGCCGGTGTCGCCTTTGCAACCACCTATCCGGGGACCCCGTCTTCGGAAGTCTCTTTGAATCTGTTCCAGATGTCCCAAGAATCGGATCTCTATTTTGAATACTCCACCAATGAAAAGGTTTCCCTGGAAGTAGCGGCTGCTGCTGCCAATTCAGGACTTCGTACCTTTTGCATGATGAAGCATGTGGGGCTCAATGTGGCGGCTGATCCGCTGATGACCCTTGCGTATATCGGCGTGACCGCCGGCATGGTTATTTTAACGGCGGACGACCCGGCCATGTTCTCCAGCCAGAACGAGCAGGACAACCGCTATTATGCCAAATTCGGCCATCTGCCCATGCTCGAACCCTCATCTGTGGCCGAGGCCAAGGATATGATCAAAGAGGCATTTGAACTGTCCGAAACCTTGAAACAGCCGGTGATCCTGCGCACCACCACCCGGATCAACCACTCCAATGCCTTTGTGACCTTTGGGGAGATCAAAGAGAGAAAGACAAAGGGCCGCTTTGAAAAGGATCCCATGCGCTGCGTCACCGTCCCCGCCGTTGCCCGGGGGTTGCATGTCAAACTTGTGGACCGTATGGATAAGGCTGCGGGCATGTCTGAAACTTCAGACTTTAATTTTACCGCAGGCCAGGGCGTATGGGGTGTTGTGGCCAACGGCGTAAGCTACCATTATGCTTTGGACGCCGTAAAAGATCTCGGCATTGAATCAAAGGTCAAGATTCTTCGCCCGGGCTTTTCCAATCCCCTGCCGAAAAAGAAGATTAAAGATTTTCTGGCAGGCTGTGAAAAGGTGCTGGTTATCGAAGAGGGTGAACCCTTCATGGAAGAGGCCATTAAAGCCTTTGCCCAGGAAGCGGGCCTTGTCATTCCCATCCTGGGCAAGACCGATGCCTTATTTACGCCTTTAGGGGAATTTCATCCGGCCATGGTTAGAGAAAAAATCGCGGCGTTTTTCGGCGTCGATTATACCCCGGCCGCTAGGATCGATACCTCCGATGTGCCGGAAATTGCCAACCGGCCGCCTAACCTTTGCTCCGGATGCTCCCACAGGGCCACCTTCTACGCCATTAAAAAGGCGGCTGAAGGTATGGATGTCATTCACCCCAGTGATATCGGCTGTTATACGCTGGGTTTTATGCCGCCTTTATCCGTCGGGGATTTTGTGGTCTGCATGGGTGGGTCTGTGAGTTCCTCCTGCGGGTTCAGCAAGGCCACGGACCAGAAAGTGGTCAGTGTGGTGGGCGACTCCACCTTCTTTCATTCAGGCATCACAGGCCTTGTCAATGCCGTGTTCAACCGCCACAATTTCACGCTGGTCATCCTTGAAAACGGCATCACCGCCATGACCGGCCACCAGCCCCATCCGGGTGTTGATATGGAATTGATGGGCATGGAAGGGTACGGCCGGGTGAACATTGAAAATCTGGTCAAAGCCCTGGGCGTGGAGCATGTTTCCGTGATCAAGCCCTTCAAGGTGAAAAAGAGCATTGAAACCATTAAAGAGGCCATGGCCTTTGACGGTGTCTCCGTTGTCATCTCCCAGGAGCCCTGTATCCTCTGGGCCAAGAGTATTAAGCTTAAAAAGTCCCGGGCCTTTGAGGTGACCGATAAATGCACCGACCACAAGGAGTGCATTAACGGGATTGCCTGTCCGTCCTTTTACATCGAAGAGGGCCGGGTGAAAATTGACGCCGATACCTGTGTGGGTTGTGCCTTGTGCGCCCAGATCTGTCCTGACAACGCCATCCGCCCAATGAAATAGACAAGGAGACAAATTCGATATGAAAACATTAAGAATGGTCATTGTAGCAGTCGGCGGACAGGGCAATCTTCTGGCTTCCAAGGTCCTGGGCGAAGCCGCCCTCATTGAAGGGGTGGAGGTAAGAATGAGCGAGATCCACGGCATGGCCCAGCGCGGTGGTGTGGTAGAGTCCTCCATTATTTTCGGGGATGCCTCCTCCTCCATTATTTCCGATGGGGAAGCCGACATCCTTCTGGGCTTTGAACCGGCTGAAACCCTGCGTGCCATCGGCCGCTGTTCCGCCAATACCAAAGTAATTACCAATACCGCCACCCTGCCGCCCTTTACCGTGGGTATCGGCAAAGGGGCTTATCCTGAGGTGGATGAAATCAAACGGGTACTCAAGGCGAAGACCGCAGGCCTTGTGGCCATCGACGCCATGGCCCTGGCCAAACAGGCGGGGTCGCCCATGAGTGTGAATATTGTGCTGCTGGGCGCCCTGATCCAGACCGGTGCCTTGGGTTTTTCCAAGGAGAACGTTAAAGAGGCGATTAAACGCAGGATTAAACCCAAGCTTGTTGAGATGAATCTCAACGCCTTTGATTTGGGGTTTGAGGCAGCCGCTGCCGGCAATGTATAATTGAAAACCGTTGTTGAACATCTCACACAAAGACACTAAGGCACAAAGAGTTTATCTTAATAGACCTTTGTGCCTTTGAGGCTTTGTGTGAGCATTAATTGGGAATTGCTGATTACAGGAAGGAATCGATGAATACGCAAGCACAGATACAACCCGGCATGATTCATGTCATCAATGGTCCTAATTTGAACATGCTGGGAAAAAGGGAGCCCGAGATTTACGGGGCAATGACCCTTGATCAGATTAACGGGGAACTCAAGAGGCGCGCAGATGCTCTGGGGCTTTCCCTGGATTTTTTCCAGTCCAATCACGAAGGTGCGATTCTGGATTACATCCATGCCGCGTTTGAACAGGGCCCGGCCGGGGTGATCATCAACCCGGGGGCCCTGACCCATACCTCCGTGGCCCTGCGTGATGCCATCTCCATGTTGTCATGTCCCATTGTGGAGGTGCATCTGTCCAACATCCACAAACGTGAAACCTTCCGCCATACCTCAATGATTGCCGGTATCGCCACCGGGCAGCTCACGGGTTTTGGCCATCACGGCTACTATATGGCCCTTGATTATCTCCGCTCTCTGGCCGCCTGAGCATGACCGGGTTTGTTGACGTTCATACCCATCTGCATGATCCGCGCATCATTGATGCCGCCCCGGATATTGTTCTGCGGGCCCAGGCCGCCGGGGTGGAAACAATCGCCACCTGCGCCACCATGGAAGACAATTTGGGGATGACAGCCCAATTGTCGGAAACGTTTTCCGGTGTGGTCCCTTTCTTTGGGGTTCATCCCTGGTTTCTTGATACCCTGGGTCCGGACTGGGCTCAAAATCTGGGCCAATGGCTGGAAAAAACGCCGTCCGGGGTAGGGGAGACCGGGCTTGATTTCATGGACAAAGACGCTGACCGGGATCTGCAGCTTGACGTATTTAAAACCCACCTGGCCCTGGCCTGTGATTTGAACCGGCCCATTAACATCCATGTCCGCAAGGCCTGGGATGCCATCGTCAAAATTTTAAAACACCACGGCCCCCTTGCTGCCGGTGGCGTGATCCACTCCTATTCCGGGTCTGCCGACCTTGTGCCGGTTCTGGAAAAATTCAATCTTCATATCTCATTTTCCGGCTCCGTGACCCGGCCTAATGCCAAGAAGGTGGGTCTGGCACTGAAGGCCGTCAGTCTTGACCGGATTGTTTTTGAAACCGATACCCCGGATATTGTGCCCCAGTTTATTCTGGATGCGTATCCCGCCGACCCGCCGTTCAATGAACCGGCCAATGTGCCGGAGATTGTCAGTGTGGCGGCAGCGCTCCGACACATGGATTTTCAGGCCCTGGCCGGGCACGCATATGAAAACAGCCTGAATCTGTTTGGGACTATTTTAGAGGAGAAAACCCGATGACCAAAGAAGCAAACCGGATCAGCCCCTTTGCCCGGCTGGAACAATTGTTGGGAAAGGGTACGGTTAACCGGTTCAAGAACGCCCGGGTGGCGGTTTTCGGGTTGGGGGCTGTGGGGTCCTTTGTGGTGGAGGGGCTTGCACGTTCCGGCATCGGATATCTGAGGCTTGTGGATTTTGACCGGGTGGATGCCTCCAATATCAACCGGCAGATTTATGCCTTGCACTCCACGATAGGGCAGGAAAAAGCCGTCCTGGCCCGGGCCCGGGTTCTGGATATCAACCCCGATTGTGAGGTGGATCTGCGCACCTCTTTTGTCAATGCCGACAGCCTGGCCGAGTTTTTAAGCCCGGACCTGGACATGGTGGTGGATGCCATTGACGGGCTTAACGCAAAGGTCAGTCTGATCCTGGGGGCAAAACAGATGGGGCTTGGGCTCATCTCCTCCATGGGCGCGGCCGGCCGGACCGATGTCTCCATGATCCGGACCGGGGATCTTTTTGAGACCGAGGTGTGTCCCCTGGCCCGGATGGTACGCCGCCGCCTGCGCCGCCGTGGACTGTCCAGTGGCGTGCCCTGCGTTTACTCCATTGAGCCCCCGCTGAACAAAAAACCTTTTGACGAGAAAGACGCAGTTGATCCCCTGGACCAGGGCGATGTGGACGGCGGCCAGGGACGCCCAAGATCTCCCATCGGATCTGCCGCCTGGGTGCCGGGGTGTTTCGGCCTGACCATCGCAGGGCTTGTTGCAAAGACTCTGGCTATCAAATAGTCTGTTTCGTCATTTTTTTACCCACCTGTCAAATGAATATGTCGGGCTTGATTCTATTGTTGGCCATTTTTTGTGGGGGCAATCCCCTGTGGTTGCCCTTGTTGGGGCCGGCACGGCGGCAGGGCAGGCACAGGGACCTTCCCCTACAACGCCTAGGGTGGAACCAATCCCAATATTTAATTAATGCAACCCATGTCCGTATTGTGTATACTGACCAAATTTTTATCAAACCTGTAATATGTAAGGAATTAAAATGAAAGTTGATTTAGATAAGGTCAGTTATGTGTTCGGTCAAAGTGTAGGCGGCAATTTTAGAAAACAGGGGATCGAAATCGATCCTGAAATTTTTGCGGCGTCTTTTACTGCCGCGTTTAACGGGGAAGAATCAGACATGCCTGTGGGTGAAATGCAGCACATTATGCAAAATTACCAGAGAGCCATGGAAGATAAAAAGCAGGCCGAGCGGGTGGAATCAGGCCAAAAAAATATTGAAGCCGGAAAGACATTTCTTGAAGAGAATGGAAAAAAAGAGGGCGTTCACACCACTGAGAGCGGACTTCAATATAAAGTGATCGTTGAAGGAACGGGAAAAAAGCCCTCCGCCGCTGATACCGTTGAAACCCATTATGAAGGCAAAACCCTTGATGGTACCATCTTTGACAGTTCATACAAACGTGAGCAGACAACCACGTTTCCGCTGAAGGGTGTCATTAAGGGCTGGACGGAAGCGCTTCAGCTGATGCGTGAGGGATCAAAATATGAATTGTATATCCCTTCCGAACTGGCATACGGATCAGCCGGCAGTGGGGGGACGATTGCGCCCTATTCTACATTGATTTTTACGGTTGAGCTCATCGCCGTTAAATAGCGGAACATCGAGCAAGTCTACCATTTTTGTAGGGCAATCTCCCTGTGGTTGCCCTCGTTCGGGCAGGCACAGGGACCTGCCCCTACAGTGGCCTGGGTTAGAACCAATCCCCGAATTTGTATTGATATTCACGCTCAATTTTATTACAACTATTTGAAATCATATATTCATATATAGTCTAATACGTGCGTCGCTTAATTCGTGGCCGACCGAAAACCGCAAAATTTGCCGATT contains:
- the menD gene encoding 2-succinyl-5-enolpyruvyl-6-hydroxy-3-cyclohexene-1-carboxylic-acid synthase, whose product is MMISTKIHVQQLAALLVGRNISDVVLCPGSRNGPLIHTLAGCGQFDCRVIVDERSAGYFALGIAQAKQKPVVLVCSSGTAAVNFAPAVAEAFYQSIPLVVVTADRPAYWIDQLENQCIRQTDLYRNFIKQSCELPLEESDTQLWSGACLINDILNTAVSDSPGPVHVNIPLEEPLHRTVDAPLPDVNVVEGTGTHITLDENALAGAVEEINRADKILVLAGQASADPELDRVLAQFAAKTGAVVAAEHLANRQISSDLCCTRPELVLGSISQADAAVFRPDLIITFGRHFVSKRIRQYLREYKPDRHIHVDAGGGHMDTYQALTRVCAMTPERFFEQMAGVQIKKTSGAYARAWKDREAAVAQIFKHYLDQAPFSDFKVCADVLNAVPKASVVHLGNSSTVRYAVLNPGIPGVTWRGNRGTSGIDGSVSTAVGVASCSAEINTLILGDLSFFYDSNGLWNKYLGANLRVIVLNNGGGNIFSFVEDLAGRAGAANQQVFETCFFAGHTAKAKGLASAFGLDYLQADSGSSLDKALEKFYNPDRSVPTLLEVFTDAWTNTQVFKGLFIEIKNARTNSA
- a CDS encoding o-succinylbenzoate synthase, whose product is MMNVRVVEHDLLFKRPAGTSRGVLKQRRVWYLVFEDGGRFGVGECAPLPGLSAETIAEVEAALAALTADPDVYCADTNRQNIPSSVWFAVETAFRDLEQTGTRILLPSDFTRGAKGIPINGLIWMGDPLFMKEQIRQKLDSGWRCVKLKIGALQFEEELAILKGIRAEYSADDVILRVDANGGFSPDEVLDRLEQLAELDIHSIEQPIAKGQWPQMADLCRQSALDIAFDEELIGITAREDKTDLLDSLTPHFLVLKPSLHGGMNGCDQWIELAEERGIGWWITSYLESNLGLNAIAQWAFLKAPQLHQGLGTGQLFTNNMASPLEIRGEQLFFNPDKRFVFPGIF
- a CDS encoding AMP-binding protein produces the protein MNIFPDTLILNGTEHRVKTLLQSQACVPGMESDVLGFLAQWYGSENTITAHTSGSTGPPKAIFLGKQFVAQSAMRTLDFFNLKPKARVLLCLPLRYIAGKLMVVRALLGGLDLCTADPTDDFAFLAHTRASPFRFAAMVPNQVSKLLEAPERFEGLERLLIGGSALSSGLENGLGDVPTACFASYGMTETATHIALRRINGQKASDRFQCLDQIQVGLSERGCLTIEMPGLDVPSLVTNDLAELDGPESFRILGRADNVIISGGIKYFPEVLEKKLEDLIACPFFIGSQPDEILGHKIVLVVEARADEDMKKKLVTHFTQRLDRYERPRDILFKDTLKRTETGKIIRQI
- a CDS encoding GAF domain-containing protein → MTNPLERKFDLEQFRSISHAISTYDDPKLLLAHITEGIARTFKIKGCCTLVLDEKEHQLFMVSSYGVSREYLEKGPIFIDEQDSALAKGEPVFIKDMSTDPRVQYPKEAAKESIVSMLSIPIKFRQTVTGVVRMYHNEVIAVCGEDMASLSVLFEHLGIVIENNGLKNVIDQVKVAMNNLPHRLLC
- a CDS encoding protein kinase, whose product is MGKSYIQDTGNFYAIDSGDILHLNGQSYRVIGHAKEQRFGIEDPKFWVKKVINLATKDIQYLKFAFFETFEISLGGVKIHCFRSPEKEGNILELVNGHSLFMQGKAFSDEHGNNIRVLEVVRGFNFLQYLGKFSDMAYPVYFRTVLPGILRNLSKAFEGISFLHRNGFKHGDIRNDHLFVERATGNYVWIDFDYDYETTENPFSLDIFGIGNILTYAIGKGFHTVYTIKNNPEIYGDLLERLSDGDFSILDQRRLVNLKKLYPAIPSTMNNILMHFSKHTEIFYERVDEIIEDIDRCVQAFDEI
- a CDS encoding universal stress protein is translated as MKQSILIAVNDSFSSKATLEYFSRLKFRPDSIDVTLIHVFRKPAAGDEFMGKSFMEAQPERYLSILEKARLDLVEKAGIPKENIRVKIVNEPCETVADGIIEAFKKGGHSMIVIGRRKKSKAEEFVKGDLCVKLVRELEGAAILAVKTH
- the menB gene encoding 1,4-dihydroxy-2-naphthoyl-CoA synthase, with product MTETRQWETIKEFEDIFFEYYEGIGKITINRERYRNAFRPTTVHEISESLRICREDQRINVIVLTGAGDTAFCAGGDQTVKGEGGYIDKDGTPRLNILEVQKQIRSMPKPVIAMVNGFAIGGGHVLHVVCDITIASENAIFGQTGPKVGSFDAGLGSSYLASTIGQKKAREIWFMCRQYSAAEALEMGLVNHVVPLEQLEDETVAWAMKMQEHSPLALRMIKLGLNAELDGQLGLQEFAGNATLLYYLTQEAQEGKNAFLEKRKPDFKKFPKFP